The following proteins come from a genomic window of Alnus glutinosa chromosome 10, dhAlnGlut1.1, whole genome shotgun sequence:
- the LOC133880493 gene encoding uncharacterized protein LOC133880493 isoform X4 — MEIKDASSAPHRQVPDKDTYLEWSDSVKTLLMNQDLWEIVEATTEPPKKEDDETTFKAWSMKNSMALTIIKVSCGPDALSEIREIDSANIAWNTLAEKYNVSKNTSSGNTMLGSYASHQQQNNLEIASRIHGSEQSGNVDHLQYEALNKAVQRGDWNATEEFLNGQPGAWSAKITFLGETALHVAVKAGRDHEHIVEKLVDVMSEEDLAIQDSFGGTALAYTINSGNYRMAACMLKKNKKLVSIRTQNGEIPVIHAIDYGHIELARYLYSLTPLEDLMPENGSNGATLCGQAIYTRTLDIALDLIQRCPRLSLSLDREGYSPLYALASMAYAFPSGNPLVFWKRWIYSCIHIQPARATKEIRLNFQNVEKSQSDQIKIIELVPALLRQLLSNLLNFLGIEDLYEMKLVHVQSHELLDRMCKEVLISNIEKRGKGRVYDAIFRSIQKGIFEFIFGKVRANPDLVWSQDKDSRTIFSLSVLHRQAKIFSLIYRLDLKKALTYRRDNYRNHILHMAGMTGASTLINRIPGPALQMQRELQWFKEVESIVHPKVKESLNNDGLTPRELFTKNHKDLMKEGEQWMKDTATSCTVVGALIVTIMFAAAFTVPGGNNQDTGLPLFLSKKVFMLFIISDSLSLFSSSTSVLMFLGILTSRYAEDDFLKSLPTKMIIGLSTLFFSIATMMIAFSAALFVMLREHSWIVIPVICLASVPVTLFIVMQFPLLVDMSISTYGPGVFNRKMKRWF; from the exons ATGGAGATAAAGGATGCCTCGAGTGCACCTCATCGTCAAGTTCCTGACAAAGATACTTACTTGGAATGGAGTGATTCGGTAAAAACCTTGTTGATGAATCAAGATCTCTGGGAAATAGTTGAAGCAACCACTGAACCTCCGaagaaagaagatgatgaaACTACTTTCAAGGCTTGGAGTATGAAAAATTCCATGGCTTTAACTATCATCAAGGTTTCATGCGGGCCGGACGCATTGTCAGAGATTAGGGAGATTGATTCGGCTAACATTGCATGGAATACTTTGGCAGAAAAGTACAACGTCTCTAAAAATACTAGctcag GGAATACTATGTTGGGATCATATGCATCACATCAACAGCAGAATAATCTCGAGATAGCTTCGAGAATACATG GCAGCGAGCAAAGTGGAAACGTTGACCATCTTCAGTATGAGGCCTTAAACAAGGCTGTGCAAAGAGGTGATTGGAACGCTACAGAAGAGTTCCTTAATGGCCAACCTGGTGCATGGAGTGCAAAAATCACATTTTTGGGCGAGACAGCTCTTCACGTTGCTGTTAAAGCTGGGCGTGATCATGAGCATATAGTGGAGAAGTTAGTGGATGTAATGTCGGAGGAAGACTTGGCAATACAGGATAGCTTTGGTGGCACAGCTTTGGCTTATACAATTAATAGTGGAAACTACAGGATGGCGGCGTGcatgcttaaaaaaaacaagaagttgGTCAGCATTAGAACTCAGAATGGTGAAATTCCAGTTATTCACGCTATTGATTATGGGCATATAGAGTTGGCTCGCTATCTCTATTCTCTCACTCCCCTAGAAGATCTAATGCCAGAAAATGGCAGTAACGGTGCTACACTTTGTGGTCAGGCAATATATACCAGAACTTTAG ATATTGCTTTGGATTTAATCCAGCGTTGTCCACGTTTATCTCTTTCTCTAGACAGAGAGGGATACAGCCCTTTGTATGCGTTGGCTTCTATGGCGTATGCATTCCCGAGTGGAAATCCGCTTGTGTTTTGGAAACGATGGATCTACTCCT GTATACACATTCAACCGGCTCGTGCCACCAAGGAAATTCGTTTGAACTTTCAAAACGTAGAAAAAAGCCAAAgcgatcaaataaaaatcatcgaaTTAG TGCCTGCTCTATTGCGCCAGCTACTTTCAAATCTCCTAAACTTCTTGG GAATCGAGGATTTATATGAAATGAAGTTAGTCCATGTCCAGTCCCATGAACTTCTGGATCGCATGTGCAAAGAAgtattaatttcaaatattgAGAAAAGGGGGAAAGGTCGCGTTTATGATGCCATCTTCCGTTCTATTCAGAAAGggatttttgaatttatttttggtaaagTCCGAGCAAATCCAGATCTTGTGTGGAGCCAGGATAAAGATTCAAGAACTATATTTTCACTTTCTGTCTTACATCGCCAAGCTAAAATCTTTAGCCTTATATACCGGCTTGACCTGAAGAAAGCTCTAACATATAGGCGAGATAATTACAGGAATCACATATTACATATGGCAGGGATGACAGGAGCTTCGACTCTAATTAATCGAATCCCAGGTCCAGCTTTGCAGATGCAAAGAGAACTACAATGGTTTAAG GAGGTGGAGAGCATTGTCCATCCCAAGGTTAAGGAATCTTTGAACAATGATGGTTTGACTCCCCGAGAATTGTTCACCAAGAACCACAAGGACTTGATGAAAGAGGGAGAGCAATGGATGAAGGACACAGCAACTTCTTGTACAGTTGTAGGCGCTCTCATTGTTACTATTATGTTCGCTGCGGCTTTTACGGTTCCAGGTGGTAACAACCAAGATACAGGCTTGCCATTGTTCTTAAGTAAAAAAGTGTTTATGCTTTTTATAATATCTgattctctatctctcttttcATCCTCAACTTCAGTCTTGATGTTTTTGGGAATCCTCACATCACGTTATGCAGAAGACGACTTCCTTAAATCCTTGCCAACAAAGATGATAATAGGCCTTTCTACGCTCTTCTTCTCTATTGCAACTATGATGATAGCCTTTTCTGCTGCTCTTTTTGTTATGTTGCGCGAACATTCATGGATTGTCATTCCTGTTATTTGTTTGGCTAGTGTTCCCGTCACCCTCTTCATAGTGATGCAATTCCCACTTCTTGTTGACATGTCCATTTCAACATATGGACCAGGTGTCTTTAATAGGAAAATGAAGCGTTGGTTCTAG
- the LOC133880493 gene encoding uncharacterized protein LOC133880493 isoform X6, translated as MEIKDASSAPHRQVPDKDTYLEWSDSVKTLLMNQDLWEIVEATTEPPKKEDDETTFKAWSMKNSMALTIIKVSCGPDALSEIREIDSANIAWNTLAEKYNVSKNTSSGNTMLGSYASHQQQNNLEIASRIHGNSMLVSYAQQNNSEIASRIHVFAGSEQSGNVDHLQYEALNKAVQRGDWNATEEFLNGQPGAWSAKITFLGETALHVAVKAGRDHEHIVEKLVDVMSEEDLAIQDSFGGTALAYTINSGNYRMAACMLKKNKKLVSIRTQNGEIPVIHAIDYGHIELARYLYSLTPLEDLMPENGSNGATLCGQAIYTRTLDIALDLIQRCPRLSLSLDREGYSPLYALASMAYAFPSGNPLVFWKRWIYSCIHIQPARATKEIRLNFQNVEKSQSDQIKIIELVPALLRQLLSNLLNFLGIEDLYEMKLVHVQSHELLDRMCKEVLISNIEKRGKGRVYDAIFRSIQKGIFEFIFGKVRANPDLVWSQDKDSRTIFSLSVLHRQAKIFSLIYRLDLKKALTYRRDNYRNHILHMAGMTGASTLINRIPGPALQMQRELQWFKEVESIVHPKVKESLNNDGLTPRELFTKNHKDLMKEGEQWMKDTATSCTVVGALIVTIMFAAAFTVPVLMFLGILTSRYAEDDFLKSLPTKMIIGLSTLFFSIATMMIAFSAALFVMLREHSWIVIPVICLASVPVTLFIVMQFPLLVDMSISTYGPGVFNRKMKRWF; from the exons ATGGAGATAAAGGATGCCTCGAGTGCACCTCATCGTCAAGTTCCTGACAAAGATACTTACTTGGAATGGAGTGATTCGGTAAAAACCTTGTTGATGAATCAAGATCTCTGGGAAATAGTTGAAGCAACCACTGAACCTCCGaagaaagaagatgatgaaACTACTTTCAAGGCTTGGAGTATGAAAAATTCCATGGCTTTAACTATCATCAAGGTTTCATGCGGGCCGGACGCATTGTCAGAGATTAGGGAGATTGATTCGGCTAACATTGCATGGAATACTTTGGCAGAAAAGTACAACGTCTCTAAAAATACTAGctcag GGAATACTATGTTGGGATCATATGCATCACATCAACAGCAGAATAATCTCGAGATAGCTTCGAGAATACATG GGAATAGTATGTTGGTATCATATGCACAGCAGAATAATTCCGAGATCGCTTCCAGAATACATG tttttGCAGGCAGCGAGCAAAGTGGAAACGTTGACCATCTTCAGTATGAGGCCTTAAACAAGGCTGTGCAAAGAGGTGATTGGAACGCTACAGAAGAGTTCCTTAATGGCCAACCTGGTGCATGGAGTGCAAAAATCACATTTTTGGGCGAGACAGCTCTTCACGTTGCTGTTAAAGCTGGGCGTGATCATGAGCATATAGTGGAGAAGTTAGTGGATGTAATGTCGGAGGAAGACTTGGCAATACAGGATAGCTTTGGTGGCACAGCTTTGGCTTATACAATTAATAGTGGAAACTACAGGATGGCGGCGTGcatgcttaaaaaaaacaagaagttgGTCAGCATTAGAACTCAGAATGGTGAAATTCCAGTTATTCACGCTATTGATTATGGGCATATAGAGTTGGCTCGCTATCTCTATTCTCTCACTCCCCTAGAAGATCTAATGCCAGAAAATGGCAGTAACGGTGCTACACTTTGTGGTCAGGCAATATATACCAGAACTTTAG ATATTGCTTTGGATTTAATCCAGCGTTGTCCACGTTTATCTCTTTCTCTAGACAGAGAGGGATACAGCCCTTTGTATGCGTTGGCTTCTATGGCGTATGCATTCCCGAGTGGAAATCCGCTTGTGTTTTGGAAACGATGGATCTACTCCT GTATACACATTCAACCGGCTCGTGCCACCAAGGAAATTCGTTTGAACTTTCAAAACGTAGAAAAAAGCCAAAgcgatcaaataaaaatcatcgaaTTAG TGCCTGCTCTATTGCGCCAGCTACTTTCAAATCTCCTAAACTTCTTGG GAATCGAGGATTTATATGAAATGAAGTTAGTCCATGTCCAGTCCCATGAACTTCTGGATCGCATGTGCAAAGAAgtattaatttcaaatattgAGAAAAGGGGGAAAGGTCGCGTTTATGATGCCATCTTCCGTTCTATTCAGAAAGggatttttgaatttatttttggtaaagTCCGAGCAAATCCAGATCTTGTGTGGAGCCAGGATAAAGATTCAAGAACTATATTTTCACTTTCTGTCTTACATCGCCAAGCTAAAATCTTTAGCCTTATATACCGGCTTGACCTGAAGAAAGCTCTAACATATAGGCGAGATAATTACAGGAATCACATATTACATATGGCAGGGATGACAGGAGCTTCGACTCTAATTAATCGAATCCCAGGTCCAGCTTTGCAGATGCAAAGAGAACTACAATGGTTTAAG GAGGTGGAGAGCATTGTCCATCCCAAGGTTAAGGAATCTTTGAACAATGATGGTTTGACTCCCCGAGAATTGTTCACCAAGAACCACAAGGACTTGATGAAAGAGGGAGAGCAATGGATGAAGGACACAGCAACTTCTTGTACAGTTGTAGGCGCTCTCATTGTTACTATTATGTTCGCTGCGGCTTTTACGGTTCCAG TCTTGATGTTTTTGGGAATCCTCACATCACGTTATGCAGAAGACGACTTCCTTAAATCCTTGCCAACAAAGATGATAATAGGCCTTTCTACGCTCTTCTTCTCTATTGCAACTATGATGATAGCCTTTTCTGCTGCTCTTTTTGTTATGTTGCGCGAACATTCATGGATTGTCATTCCTGTTATTTGTTTGGCTAGTGTTCCCGTCACCCTCTTCATAGTGATGCAATTCCCACTTCTTGTTGACATGTCCATTTCAACATATGGACCAGGTGTCTTTAATAGGAAAATGAAGCGTTGGTTCTAG